The proteins below are encoded in one region of Rhizophagus irregularis chromosome 13, complete sequence:
- a CDS encoding mitochondrial 54S ribosomal protein mL41 gives MTFGVIKAIYRGAKRTPMNTKRGHNYYKGTGSGSMGWHTKRGGYKIDPKKVRTYVVPNLTDCPYLPYVEPKAKRGIKYTIDTDKYLELANKYVKKISENKLMIANEAKN, from the exons ATGACCTTTGGAGTAATAAAAGCAATATATCGTGGAGCCAAACGAACACCAATGAATACAAAAAGaggacataattattataaag GTACTGGCTCTGGTTCTATGGGATGGCATACGAAAAGAG GTGGATATAAAATTGACCCCAAAAAAGTTCGTACGTACGTTGTACCAAATTTAACCGATTGTCCg TATCTGCCTTACGTCGAGCCCAAAGCTAAGAGGGGAATTAAATATACCATTGACACAGATAAATATTTGGAGTTGGCTAATAaatacgtaaaaaaaataagtgaaaataaattaatgattgcAAATGaagcaaaaaattaa